The following proteins come from a genomic window of Geomonas sp. RF6:
- the phoU gene encoding phosphate signaling complex protein PhoU, with protein MEREHFSKQFDTDLNEIRGKLLEMGGKVEMMIAHAMKSLVERDSELAERTIRFDHEINRLEMEIDEKCLEVLARRQPAARDLRFITIALKIVTDLERIGDQCANICKRALELNEEPVLKPYIDLPRMAQAASTMVKEALDAFVRGDEHLAVKVCQDDQIVDDLNEQIQRELLTFMMGDPTSIARALKVNHISKCLERVADHATNVAEMVIFMVKGKDIRHTIA; from the coding sequence ATGGAAAGAGAACACTTCAGCAAGCAGTTTGATACGGACCTGAACGAGATCAGGGGGAAACTCCTTGAGATGGGGGGGAAGGTGGAGATGATGATCGCGCACGCCATGAAGTCTCTGGTGGAGCGTGATTCGGAGCTCGCCGAGCGGACGATCCGCTTTGACCACGAGATAAACCGCCTGGAAATGGAGATCGACGAGAAGTGCCTCGAAGTGCTGGCGCGCCGCCAGCCCGCTGCGCGAGACCTGCGCTTCATCACCATCGCGCTGAAGATCGTTACCGATCTGGAGCGGATCGGGGACCAGTGCGCCAACATCTGCAAGCGGGCCCTGGAGCTCAACGAGGAGCCGGTGCTCAAGCCCTACATCGACCTGCCCCGCATGGCGCAGGCTGCCTCCACCATGGTAAAGGAGGCGCTCGACGCCTTTGTGCGCGGAGATGAGCACCTTGCAGTGAAGGTCTGCCAGGACGACCAGATCGTCGACGACCTGAACGAGCAGATCCAGCGGGAACTGTTGACCTTCATGATGGGGGACCCCACCTCCATCGCGCGGGCCCTGAAGGTGAACCACATATCCAAATGCCTGGAGCGGGTGGCGGACCACGCCACGAACGTGGCGGAGATGGTGATCTTCATGGTGAAGGGGAAGGATATCAGGCATACGATCGCCTGA